A single genomic interval of Bacillota bacterium harbors:
- the accB gene encoding acetyl-CoA carboxylase biotin carboxyl carrier protein, with the protein MKRPRITDTTLRDAHQSLWATRMRTEDMVPILEELDKVGYFSLEMWGGATFDVCIRYLNEDPWERIRIIKKHVKQTPLQMLLRGQNVVGYANYPDDVVEAFVPMAAECGIDVFRVFDALNDVRNLEVPMRAVKKTGKHLQACVVYTLSPVHTNEHYLETALRLQDMGADSICIKDMAGMIAPYVAYELVSLFKEKLDVPIQLHTHYIGGMAIGACLKAVEAGVDVFDACSGPLAFGSSQPPVETLVRALQGTEYDTGLDLHHLFEIANYWEDLRRRRGYERGVTRLNAMQVFDHQVPGGMITNLVIQLEEQKALHRMNEVLEEIPRVRAELGYPPLVTPTSQVVGMQAVLNVLLGERYKLVPQEVKDYVRGFYGKPPVPIDEKIKRLIIRDEEPITCRPADLLEPKFEKMREEIKDLAESEEDYITYALFPPIARKFFEYRMKVRNGEIQPITEEQKEAAPQPKEVLPKQGERVTPLATKETPQISREDGVMNVEDVKEFIRMIHETDVNELHVETVSMKVNIRKGVFKEAPPVFGDFGSNQLAASQSAQNAQSTVATNLPPPTKPEIKERLANLVEIVAPVVGTFYRAPAPDAPPFVEVGSKVSKGDTLCIIEAMKLMNEIEAECGGEVVEILVENAQPVEFGQVLFLIAPEE; encoded by the coding sequence GTGAAGAGGCCGAGGATTACTGATACCACCCTGCGGGATGCGCATCAAAGTCTCTGGGCAACCCGAATGCGAACAGAAGATATGGTTCCTATTTTAGAAGAACTCGATAAAGTGGGCTACTTTTCCCTTGAGATGTGGGGGGGAGCCACCTTCGATGTTTGCATCCGCTATCTTAACGAAGATCCGTGGGAGCGGATCAGGATCATCAAAAAGCACGTGAAGCAGACACCTCTTCAGATGCTGCTCCGGGGTCAAAATGTGGTTGGATATGCCAATTACCCCGATGACGTTGTAGAAGCCTTTGTGCCGATGGCGGCCGAATGCGGGATTGACGTTTTCCGGGTTTTCGATGCTTTAAACGATGTGCGGAACCTGGAAGTACCCATGCGGGCCGTCAAAAAAACGGGCAAGCACCTTCAAGCCTGTGTTGTTTATACGTTAAGCCCGGTTCATACCAACGAGCATTACCTGGAAACTGCCTTGCGACTCCAGGACATGGGTGCCGACTCAATCTGCATCAAAGATATGGCGGGCATGATTGCCCCGTACGTCGCATACGAGCTGGTCTCTCTTTTTAAAGAAAAGCTGGATGTACCGATCCAACTTCACACGCACTATATCGGCGGAATGGCAATTGGGGCCTGTTTAAAAGCTGTGGAAGCAGGAGTAGATGTTTTTGACGCTTGTTCCGGCCCCCTGGCCTTCGGATCGTCCCAGCCCCCGGTGGAGACCCTGGTACGGGCGCTGCAGGGGACCGAGTACGACACCGGCCTGGACCTGCACCACCTGTTTGAGATCGCCAACTACTGGGAGGATCTCCGGCGCCGGCGCGGCTATGAGCGCGGCGTCACCCGCCTTAACGCTATGCAGGTATTTGATCACCAGGTGCCGGGGGGCATGATCACGAACCTTGTTATTCAACTGGAAGAGCAAAAGGCATTGCACCGGATGAACGAGGTACTGGAAGAAATCCCCAGGGTGCGGGCGGAACTCGGGTATCCTCCCCTGGTTACTCCGACAAGCCAGGTTGTGGGGATGCAGGCTGTCCTTAACGTCTTGTTGGGCGAGCGCTATAAGCTGGTACCGCAGGAAGTTAAGGACTACGTCCGGGGCTTTTACGGGAAGCCCCCGGTTCCGATTGACGAGAAAATTAAACGCCTGATTATCAGGGATGAGGAACCCATTACCTGCCGGCCCGCCGACCTTTTAGAGCCCAAGTTCGAAAAAATGAGAGAAGAAATTAAAGACCTGGCGGAATCGGAGGAAGATTATATCACTTATGCCCTCTTCCCTCCGATTGCCAGAAAATTTTTCGAGTACCGGATGAAGGTGCGAAACGGTGAAATTCAGCCAATAACCGAAGAGCAAAAGGAAGCAGCACCGCAGCCCAAGGAAGTTCTGCCCAAGCAAGGGGAGAGAGTGACCCCGCTTGCAACAAAAGAAACCCCGCAGATCTCCAGGGAGGATGGAGTAATGAATGTCGAAGATGTAAAGGAATTTATTCGAATGATTCACGAAACAGATGTCAACGAACTTCATGTCGAGACGGTTTCCATGAAAGTGAATATCCGGAAAGGGGTTTTCAAAGAGGCCCCACCTGTTTTTGGCGATTTTGGCTCGAACCAGTTAGCTGCCTCCCAATCTGCCCAGAATGCACAGAGTACGGTGGCAACGAATCTTCCTCCTCCAACAAAACCTGAAATTAAAGAGCGACTGGCAAATCTTGTGGAGATTGTTGCTCCCGTGGTCGGTACTTTTTACCGCGCCCCAGCCCCCGACGCTCCACCCTTTGTTGAGGTGGGGTCGAAGGTCAGCAAGGGAGATACTTTGTGCATTATCGAGGCAATGAAGCTTATGAACGAAATCGAGGCAGAATGTGGAGGAGAAGTCGTGGAGATTCTCGTTGAGAATGCCCAACCCGTCGAATTCGGTCAGGTTCTTTTCCTCATTGCTCCTGAAGAATAG
- the accC gene encoding acetyl-CoA carboxylase biotin carboxylase subunit — protein sequence MFKKILVANRGEIAVRIIRTCREMGIKTVAVYSEADRESLHVKMSDEAVCIGAPPPIRSYLNIPNIISAAEVKGAEAIHPGYGFLAENPYFAEICETCGIKFIGPPALAIEEMGAKARAREIMAKAGVRVVPGSPGLLKTDEEIAEIAEAIGYPVIIKASAGGGGRGMRIVQNRAELEKSVSVARAEAEATFGDGGVYLEKYIDEPRHVEIQVLADQYGNVIHLGERDCSIQRRHQKLVEETPCPVLTPALREEMGAAAVRSARAVKYVGAGTVEFLLDKEGNYYFIEMNTRIQVEHPVTEWVTGIDLVSEMIRIAAGEPLGYEQEDIKFTGAAVECRINAEDPDMDFRPCPGTVTTYLPPGGLGVRVDSGIYPGYPIPPYYDSLIAKLITWGRNRDEAISRMQRALKEFEIKGVVTTIPFLQRIMENAFFRRGETYTNFIQRRLT from the coding sequence GTGTTTAAAAAAATCCTCGTGGCAAACCGGGGCGAGATTGCTGTCAGGATCATCCGGACTTGCCGCGAAATGGGAATAAAGACTGTTGCCGTCTATTCAGAGGCGGATCGGGAATCCCTTCATGTGAAAATGTCCGATGAAGCAGTTTGTATCGGAGCGCCCCCTCCAATCCGAAGCTATCTTAATATTCCTAATATCATCAGTGCGGCCGAAGTTAAAGGGGCGGAAGCGATTCACCCCGGTTATGGTTTTCTTGCCGAGAACCCGTACTTTGCGGAAATTTGTGAAACATGCGGGATTAAGTTCATCGGCCCCCCCGCCCTGGCAATTGAAGAAATGGGGGCCAAGGCGCGTGCCCGGGAGATCATGGCAAAGGCGGGGGTACGGGTTGTACCGGGATCGCCGGGGCTGCTTAAAACAGATGAAGAAATTGCCGAAATTGCCGAAGCCATCGGATACCCCGTCATTATTAAGGCATCTGCCGGCGGTGGAGGCCGGGGAATGCGAATCGTCCAAAACCGCGCGGAGCTGGAAAAATCCGTGAGCGTGGCGCGGGCGGAAGCAGAGGCCACCTTTGGAGATGGAGGGGTATATTTAGAAAAATATATTGACGAGCCGCGGCATGTGGAAATTCAGGTTTTAGCGGATCAATACGGAAATGTGATTCATTTGGGAGAAAGGGACTGCTCCATCCAAAGGCGGCACCAGAAACTGGTGGAGGAAACTCCCTGTCCTGTACTTACGCCGGCACTAAGGGAAGAAATGGGAGCCGCGGCTGTAAGGTCCGCCAGGGCCGTGAAATATGTGGGCGCGGGGACGGTCGAGTTTTTGCTGGATAAAGAGGGTAATTACTATTTTATTGAAATGAACACAAGAATCCAGGTGGAACATCCTGTTACGGAGTGGGTTACCGGGATCGATCTGGTATCCGAAATGATTCGGATCGCGGCAGGTGAGCCCTTAGGTTACGAACAGGAAGACATTAAATTTACTGGTGCCGCAGTCGAGTGCCGGATTAATGCCGAAGACCCTGATATGGATTTTCGCCCCTGCCCCGGGACTGTTACGACTTACCTTCCTCCCGGGGGGCTTGGAGTGCGTGTTGACAGCGGGATTTATCCGGGTTACCCGATTCCACCTTATTACGATTCTCTCATTGCGAAATTAATTACCTGGGGAAGGAACCGCGACGAGGCCATCAGCCGGATGCAGCGGGCTTTAAAAGAGTTCGAGATCAAAGGTGTTGTGACAACAATTCCCTTTTTGCAGCGGATCATGGAAAACGCTTTTTTCCGGCGCGGCGAAACTTATACAAATTTCATCCAGCGCCGCTTGACCTAG
- a CDS encoding Asp23/Gls24 family envelope stress response protein yields MVDGKVEETSRTTSLGAIRIANEVVAVIAGLAATEIEGIAGMSGGIAGGIAEMLGRRNLSRGVKVEVGEREAAVDLFVIVEFGVRIPDVAVRVQENVKQAIESMTGLAVVEVNVHVQGVHFPEAQEEQRVK; encoded by the coding sequence GTGGTTGATGGTAAAGTTGAAGAAACAAGCCGCACTACTTCTTTAGGGGCAATTCGAATTGCCAACGAGGTTGTAGCGGTGATTGCCGGTCTCGCGGCTACCGAAATTGAGGGAATTGCAGGAATGAGCGGAGGAATTGCCGGCGGGATCGCAGAAATGCTGGGCCGGCGCAATTTATCGCGAGGAGTTAAGGTTGAGGTAGGGGAACGGGAAGCGGCAGTAGACCTTTTTGTGATCGTTGAGTTTGGGGTGCGCATTCCTGATGTTGCCGTAAGGGTTCAGGAAAATGTCAAGCAAGCCATTGAAAGCATGACGGGACTTGCAGTAGTCGAGGTTAATGTTCATGTGCAGGGAGTACATTTTCCAGAAGCCCAGGAAGAGCAGCGCGTAAAGTAG
- the amaP gene encoding alkaline shock response membrane anchor protein AmaP, translating to MRLPYRFLLAIFSLVIIVLAGLVLACALGWTEPFALLPVFFAVPVNRWGAGIVSAFLILMSLQLLAVLLRRGREREVIIQETGLGRVEIAASALENLIRRAARQVREVREVKPVLRYDRDGLTISLHLNVNPEANLPAVSQAVQQVIQDYLEEKAGVRVLQVQVRIESISLEQRARVE from the coding sequence ATGCGGCTACCATACCGTTTCCTCCTCGCGATATTTTCTTTGGTTATTATCGTTCTGGCAGGGCTTGTACTCGCGTGCGCGCTGGGGTGGACGGAGCCCTTTGCCCTTTTACCTGTGTTTTTTGCCGTACCGGTGAACCGCTGGGGAGCCGGAATTGTCAGTGCATTTCTAATTTTGATGTCATTGCAGCTCCTCGCGGTATTGCTCCGGAGGGGGCGTGAGCGCGAAGTTATCATCCAGGAAACGGGACTCGGCCGGGTGGAAATTGCGGCTTCTGCCTTAGAAAATTTAATTCGCAGGGCAGCCCGCCAAGTCCGGGAAGTGCGTGAAGTTAAGCCGGTGTTGCGTTATGACCGTGATGGTCTCACGATTTCCCTTCACTTAAATGTGAATCCAGAAGCAAACCTTCCGGCTGTTTCCCAGGCAGTTCAGCAAGTAATTCAAGACTACCTGGAAGAAAAAGCAGGGGTTCGGGTGCTCCAGGTGCAGGTACGGATCGAAAGCATTTCCCTGGAACAACGGGCTCGTGTCGAATAG
- a CDS encoding DUF2273 domain-containing protein, with product MREIFVDLLERHRGKMLGIFFGLVVGLLIILFGFWKTIFVVLCVLIGYFLGKRFDDGSSPGGWWDHFFGER from the coding sequence TTGCGCGAAATTTTTGTGGATCTCCTTGAAAGACACCGGGGAAAGATGCTGGGAATTTTTTTTGGCCTCGTGGTCGGGCTTCTTATTATTCTGTTCGGTTTCTGGAAAACTATCTTTGTTGTGCTTTGTGTTCTCATCGGATATTTTTTGGGAAAACGATTTGACGACGGAAGTAGCCCCGGAGGCTGGTGGGATCACTTCTTCGGAGAACGATAG
- the nusB gene encoding transcription antitermination factor NusB, with amino-acid sequence MGRRRAREVALQILFQVDVGKVKPERALVYTLNEFQVRGETAAYARALVEGTLAYLEEIDDFLKRYATEWDLPRMANVDRNILRLGLYEMLYCRETPLNVAIDEALELAKTFSNEDAPRFINGILGRIAKESLCKERT; translated from the coding sequence TTGGGAAGGCGGCGGGCCAGGGAAGTAGCTTTACAGATTTTGTTTCAAGTTGATGTTGGAAAAGTGAAGCCTGAGAGGGCACTTGTTTATACTTTAAATGAATTTCAGGTGAGAGGGGAAACGGCCGCGTACGCCCGTGCCCTCGTAGAGGGGACGCTGGCGTATCTCGAGGAAATTGACGATTTCTTGAAAAGGTACGCGACGGAGTGGGATCTGCCGCGCATGGCAAATGTTGACCGGAACATTTTGAGGCTCGGTCTTTATGAAATGCTCTATTGCCGCGAAACTCCTTTAAATGTAGCCATTGACGAGGCGCTGGAACTGGCAAAAACCTTCAGCAACGAGGATGCTCCCCGCTTTATCAACGGTATTCTGGGACGCATCGCGAAAGAATCCCTTTGTAAGGAAAGGACGTAA
- a CDS encoding bifunctional 5,10-methylenetetrahydrofolate dehydrogenase/5,10-methenyltetrahydrofolate cyclohydrolase, which produces MAAELLLGKPLAEKIKAQVVKDVEELKAKGVYPSLVAVQVGENEASRVYTNAQRKNAEACGIKYELQELPADTTQEQLLKHIAGLNADPNVTGIILQMPVPPQIDAKVCQWSIAYEKDVEGVTPTNMGLVSFGKPRMAPCTALGAYELIKSTGVDIYGKEVVVVGHSDIVGKPAALLLLNSFGTVTVCHIATGQRGLTEAHVRRAEILVVAVGVPHLIKGEWIKEGAIVVDIGINTTKDGKIVGDVETEVAKEKAAWITPVPGGAGTATTAILMRNTIEAAKWQLEKKQ; this is translated from the coding sequence ATGGCTGCAGAGCTTCTGTTAGGAAAGCCCCTGGCGGAGAAGATCAAGGCCCAGGTAGTCAAGGATGTAGAAGAATTAAAGGCCAAAGGCGTTTATCCGAGTTTGGTGGCAGTTCAAGTGGGTGAAAACGAAGCTTCGCGTGTTTATACAAATGCCCAGCGGAAAAATGCTGAGGCTTGCGGGATTAAATACGAACTCCAGGAATTGCCTGCAGACACCACACAGGAACAGCTTTTAAAACATATCGCGGGTTTGAATGCTGATCCCAATGTGACGGGAATCATTCTGCAAATGCCCGTCCCTCCCCAGATTGATGCAAAGGTTTGCCAGTGGAGCATTGCTTACGAGAAAGACGTCGAAGGGGTAACCCCAACGAATATGGGTTTAGTTTCGTTTGGAAAGCCCCGGATGGCGCCCTGTACGGCTTTGGGGGCTTACGAGTTGATAAAATCCACCGGTGTTGATATCTACGGGAAAGAGGTAGTAGTAGTCGGTCACAGTGACATCGTAGGAAAACCGGCGGCACTCCTTCTCTTAAACAGTTTCGGAACTGTAACCGTTTGTCACATTGCAACAGGTCAGCGGGGGCTCACTGAAGCGCACGTGAGACGGGCGGAAATTCTCGTCGTTGCTGTAGGTGTTCCTCATTTAATTAAAGGGGAATGGATTAAAGAGGGCGCGATTGTTGTAGACATCGGAATCAACACAACGAAAGACGGCAAGATCGTCGGGGACGTTGAAACCGAGGTGGCAAAAGAAAAAGCGGCCTGGATTACTCCGGTTCCAGGTGGTGCCGGAACTGCAACGACCGCGATTTTAATGCGGAATACCATTGAAGCGGCCAAGTGGCAACTGGAGAAGAAGCAATAG
- a CDS encoding bifunctional 5,10-methylenetetrahydrofolate dehydrogenase/5,10-methenyltetrahydrofolate cyclohydrolase, which produces MVAVRIDGKAIAEGVKQQLAQEVEALKAKGINPSMALILVGDAPDSALYVRSKAKACEGAGGFAETHHLPEDVSLEQLLALIDKLNRDDSVHGILVQLPLPHHLHPYEKQVMDAVAPEKDIDAFHPVNIGNLVIGDECYWGVTAYACIKILENLGIEFKGKHAVVVGWSIEIGKPVSVMLFEKGCAVTLVHPDADFVPYTKQADILVTEVGRPRAITGDMIKPGAIIIDTGSNWVDGKSVGDVDYESAVEVAGYITPVPGGVGPVRIIMLIYNLVQSAKRKAGVS; this is translated from the coding sequence ATGGTGGCAGTTCGTATTGATGGTAAGGCGATAGCTGAAGGGGTCAAGCAACAATTGGCCCAGGAGGTTGAAGCGCTTAAAGCGAAGGGAATTAATCCAAGCATGGCTCTGATTCTTGTAGGGGATGCCCCGGATTCTGCTCTTTATGTACGCAGCAAAGCAAAAGCGTGTGAGGGGGCAGGGGGTTTTGCCGAAACGCACCATTTACCCGAAGATGTCAGTTTAGAACAGTTGCTTGCTTTAATTGATAAGCTGAACAGGGACGATAGTGTGCACGGAATTCTTGTTCAGCTTCCTTTGCCTCACCACCTTCATCCTTACGAAAAACAGGTAATGGATGCGGTTGCACCCGAGAAGGATATCGACGCTTTCCACCCGGTTAATATCGGAAATCTGGTCATAGGGGATGAATGTTACTGGGGTGTAACAGCTTACGCCTGCATCAAAATTCTTGAGAACCTGGGTATCGAGTTTAAGGGGAAGCACGCCGTTGTGGTCGGCTGGTCGATTGAAATTGGAAAACCAGTTAGCGTGATGCTTTTTGAAAAGGGGTGTGCTGTCACTCTCGTTCATCCCGATGCCGATTTTGTACCCTATACGAAGCAGGCAGATATTCTGGTTACTGAAGTGGGGAGACCAAGGGCGATCACGGGAGATATGATCAAACCAGGTGCGATTATCATTGATACCGGTTCGAACTGGGTAGATGGGAAGTCGGTCGGAGATGTTGATTACGAAAGTGCGGTCGAAGTTGCTGGTTACATTACCCCGGTTCCGGGTGGGGTTGGGCCGGTGAGAATTATCATGCTGATTTACAACCTCGTCCAGTCAGCAAAACGAAAAGCCGGGGTTAGCTAG